The Nostoc sp. 'Peltigera membranacea cyanobiont' N6 genome contains the following window.
TTAATCGCACTTTATCCTGATAACCTATTACTTGATCCAACGCTTTTGTTTGTTGCTGATTACGAGTCATCTGAGTCATTTGATTATCCTTTGATTAACGAATTAATACATCTCACCTAGACAGCATCGACAGATGCCTTCTGAGTTAGAGTTCACTTTTAAATCTCTTGAATTCAGCAGCAATCGCTGCCTTCAATTCTGTTTATTGAATGCGGGTGGATGGGAAATAGAATGCCCAGAATTAGATAATTCAGGGCATCATAATTAATCGTCAATTTCTATATCTTCGTCATCTTCATCTTGGTCAAAATCGTCATTTATCGAGTCATCAGAGTTATTACTCAAACTATTGAGTCCGTCCATGCGTTTAGACCGAGCAGCTTTATGAGAAGCACGTCTATCTCGAATTTCATCAAGATTATTCAAGCCGTAAAGTTTGCGGGCATAATTCACCAGTTCTTTTAATGGTGTATTTACATAGTCCTTACGGAATTGGGAATTGTGTTTGTCCCAATCAAACTCTTGTCCGTTAAATCTGGCTGCTGCTGCTAATTCTCTTCCTGATTCTTCCCGCAATACTTCAATTACCATCAGGTGTACTTTTTCCTGATAAGTCATTACTCGTTCTAAAGCAGGAATATGCCTTTCAATTTTACGTGATGCTTTAGCCGTTTTGCGAACGTTAGCGTTAACCATGAGAATTACTCCTCAATATTTAGTATTTTTCTCATATAAACAGCATCGAAAGATGCAATTCTCTCCATTTTAAATTCTTTATTATGCAAAAAAATAACCTGTATTGTTTGAGGCAATACATGGTTATTTTGGGTTATTATTCTGTCAATTACTGAGAATAAGTCAGAATTATTTACTCGTCTTCATCTTCTTCATCTAATTCGTCATCTTCATCTAAATCTTCGTCGAGTTCATCTTCGATATCCTCCTCATCTTCATCCAGGTCTTCGTCTAGTTCGTCATCTAAATCGTCAAGTTCTTCCTCTTCTTGTTCTTGGAAAGAATTACGACGTTCCAGAGATGCGCGGTTGAATTCCACTAAATCTGCTATTGCTTGCTCTGGGTCAGTGCTGATAGTGTCGTACAGCATACTCATGAAAATTGCTACTACTTCTGGTGCATATTTGAGTGCATCTGGTTGTCCAAACAATTTAGTAAATAATTTGGTATTCCATTTTTGCCAATCAAACTTTTTGTTACCACCTTTCTTTTTCACCTGAGCAGCAATATCAAGTCCGAGTTTTTCACGGGCTGCATGACCGATTTTTGTGGAAACACGGGAATCGCGTAGTTGTAATTTAACGCCGTATTCCTTGAAGATTAGGTTCCGCAATTCCTTCAACAATGCTAATGCCTCTTCTTGTGGTGAAGCATTCGCTACTTTTGATTTAGTTGTAGCGGATGTGCCATTGGTTTTGGCAGATGTTTTAGCATTAACTGCGTTGCGATTGTTATTGGTTCTAGCTTTAGCGATAGCCATTTTACAACTTCCTTTAATGAAGTAAATTTTTCACCTCCTTGCCGCAATCGCGGCTTTCACATCCATTTCATTTCAATTTCATTTTTTTGCGATTTCAAACCTGTCTTTGCTGCGACAAATTTATGCTTTTAAGAGATAAAGAAGCGGATTAGGAGCAGTTTCCGAAATTAACACTGTACTGGAGGCGATGCCTGCGGCGGGCGTAGCCATCGCTCTTTTTCACACAAGAAATATAGCCAACCCGTTAGTAGTAATTATCCGTCTGGCTAAAGCATCAGTAATAAATTTGCTCTACAAGGGGAAAGTAAGTTGTTGAAGTCAGATTTATGAAGTTGACAGACTGGCCTGCTCTAGCTAACCAAAATACTCCAATTGTGGCTGTGGAGTATCATACGCCTGACAGAATGCAAATACTACAGCAGTTTTACCATTGGGGTGAAGAACGGTCTTTGTCAGTCTTTGTCTGGAATCCTGGCTACTGTGGACTACAGCAATTAATTCAGCATCAAGGTCAGTACATCTTACAGTCAACTGACAGGGGTAAAGACGGGGACATTATTCAGTATCTTCTGGAGGAATATCAATCGGGTATTTATTTACTGGAGGGAGTGCTAAATGAGGGTGATGGTAGCAAAATAAGTCAAAAATGTAGCTATCAATTACTCAATGCCTGTCATCAAGCTCTCTGGAGTCAACAACGTCATTACTGGGTGTTATTGGAAACTTACATTCAACTACCTCTAGGATTACAGCCTTTTATTCCTGTGCTATCAAATCCACTTCCAGACCAACAGCAGGTGCAGATAGTTGTGGAGCAGTTTTGTGATACCTGGGTTGGGCGTAGTCATCCCTGGCTTGAGCAGTTTGCGGAGTGCGATCGCGATTACCTCGCCGTAACGGATCGCAATTCTTGGTTAAAGACAACAGAAAAAACATCAGCACTGCAATTGCTCTTTCTTGCCTGTCAGGGTTTACCCATAGGCGAGATCAATATGCTACTACAGCAATGTCTGGGTTTTGCAGAGCAGCTTGAGGAAATCTCCCAATTAGTGCTAGAGCATAAAGTTAGCAAACTGCGGGGTCGGGGTTTAGAGTACATTGCTCAACCGGATGTACCTTCAGCCGGGGGATTAGATTTACTGGAGAAAAGGTTGGAAACTATTACCTGTCTACTTCAACCTAAAGCAAAGCAATATGGATTAAAGTTTCCCACTGGGATGCTCTTATGGGGGCCACCGGGTACTGGTAAAAGTCTTTCTGCCAAGTTAGCAGCTAAGAAAATGGGATTGCCACTGTTAGCAGCTAATTGGGGTGTACTACTGGGCGATC
Protein-coding sequences here:
- a CDS encoding primosomal protein; this translates as MAIAKARTNNNRNAVNAKTSAKTNGTSATTKSKVANASPQEEALALLKELRNLIFKEYGVKLQLRDSRVSTKIGHAAREKLGLDIAAQVKKKGGNKKFDWQKWNTKLFTKLFGQPDALKYAPEVVAIFMSMLYDTISTDPEQAIADLVEFNRASLERRNSFQEQEEEELDDLDDELDEDLDEDEEDIEDELDEDLDEDDELDEEDEDE
- a CDS encoding ATP-binding protein; translated protein: MKLTDWPALANQNTPIVAVEYHTPDRMQILQQFYHWGEERSLSVFVWNPGYCGLQQLIQHQGQYILQSTDRGKDGDIIQYLLEEYQSGIYLLEGVLNEGDGSKISQKCSYQLLNACHQALWSQQRHYWVLLETYIQLPLGLQPFIPVLSNPLPDQQQVQIVVEQFCDTWVGRSHPWLEQFAECDRDYLAVTDRNSWLKTTEKTSALQLLFLACQGLPIGEINMLLQQCLGFAEQLEEISQLVLEHKVSKLRGRGLEYIAQPDVPSAGGLDLLEKRLETITCLLQPKAKQYGLKFPTGMLLWGPPGTGKSLSAKLAAKKMGLPLLAANWGVLLGDPHPDRALKEFIALVTSLSPCVLYWDDFDKGFAGWDSNADGGVARRLSAALLTWMQEHQEPVYTIATVNRLSMLPAELVRRFDDIFFVDLPHEGARYEIFNLHLAKYFPAFRDNNSPWSDEQWRRLLAEYRICSPAEIGNAVRRCAESAFYQDRPGEIEFEDLLKQRQEFTPAMERESEQIQAIRNQAIYAKPVASLDVSRFAYQHRELFG